The Girardinichthys multiradiatus isolate DD_20200921_A chromosome 11, DD_fGirMul_XY1, whole genome shotgun sequence DNA window gagtctggagtagaaacatccagagccaccgtgcacaggcgtgtgcaggaaatgggctacaggtgccgcattccccaggtcaagccacttttgaaccagaaacagcggcagaagcgcctgacctgggctacagagaagcagcactggactgttgctcagtggtccaaagtacttttttcggatgaaagcaaattctgcatgtcattcggaaatcaaggtgtcagagtctggaggaagactggggagaaggaaatgccaaaatgccagaagtccagtgtcaagtacccacagtcagtgatggtctggggtgccgtgtcagctgctggtgttggtccactgtgttttatcaagggcagggtcaatgcagctagctatcaggagattttggagcacttcatgcttccatctgctgaaaagctttatggagatgaagatttaatttttcagcacgacctggcacctgctcacagtgccaaaaccactggtaaatggtttactgaccatggtatcactgtgctcaattggcctgccaactctcctgacctgaaccccatagagaatctgtgggatattgtgaagagaacgttgagagactcaagacccaacactgtggatgagctaaaggccgctatcgaagcatcctgggcctccatacgatctcagcagtgccacaggctgattgcctccatgccacgccgcattgaagcagtcatttctgcaaaaggattcccgaccaagtattgagtgcataactgtacatgattatttgaaggttgatgttttttgtattaaaaacacttttcttttattggtcggatgaaatatgctaattttgtgagataggaattttgggttttcatgagctgtatgccaaaatcatccgtattaagacaataaaagacctgaaatatttcagttagtgtgcaatgaatctaaaatatatgaatgttaaattttcatcatgacattatggaaaataatgaactttatcacaatatgctaatattttgagaaggacctgtatttgctcCTACCTCTTAAAGAGCACCCCAGCAGATCACTTCTgataaacaaaagcaaaaggtcCTGAATCTAAAGgcaagttgttgtttttttacctcGCCAGGTGTTTGAACAAGCCATCTTTTACAGGCTTCACTGAAAGTTTAACGACTGCGCATATATCgttttccaaaagtattcacacccgcCCTTTAACTTTTTCTATTTGTGATGTTACGGTTAGTGTACGGGACTTAATGTAGAAGGAAAATAGTACATGGTTTTGCTAttttgtattgaaaataaaactctgaaaagtgtggcgcaCATTTGTCTTCAGCTCCCATTGCCTTGATACCCTTAACAAAAGTCAGGGCAACTAGTTGTGgttggtagaccaacacaaagtagtaactataaagtaaaaagaaataattcattcaatttttttttttttgcaaataatctgaaaagtgtggtgtgcaatgTGCATTTGTCCTCAAGTCCCATTACCTCGATACCCCTAAACAAATGTCAGGGCATCCAGttgcttttaaaagtccaattAGTAACCAGAGTCCAACTCTGTAAACTTTAATCTCGGTATAGTTATAACAgttttctgaaggcctcagaagtttgttgGAGAATATTAGAGCGattagcatcatgaagaccaatgaacacaccagacaggtcaggaatgaagttgtggagatgtttagaGCAGGgtttggttttaaaacatttcttttacattttgcagTTTGCTATTTCGTCCATCATCCATAAATGGAAAGAGGAAGGCAAAATTGCAAACCCGCAAAGACAATGATgtccacttaaactgacaggcctAGCAAGAATAGCATTCATAAGAAtagcagtcaagaggcccaaggtaactctggaggaactgcgaAGATCCACAGCCTAGGCACGATAACCTGTTGAAACGACAACTATAAGTTGCCCTgtacagataaataaaaaattattggacaatttagatttaaaaatattttcattttacaatgaaatttgtttctgacaggaaaTTATACTGGTATATCCCAAAGACAATGTAAAAGGGGTATGATTTTTGAGAAatatcttttctttgtttttaatattcatTTTGGGGAGATCTAGCAAAGGATGGGTAGTGATTAGATTTGCTCCTTGTACTTTTTCTGTCCATGGGATGCATGGTTgttgttaataaaaaaatattttattgtttaatccTGAAATCAGAAAATTTGGGATGGtagaatatgttttattttggatGTAAATAAGATAGAATGTTGATATGATCCCAAGGAAGCAGGGAATAATACTTTTTTACTTCAACATATTGTCCTTTTTGAAGACTGTTTTCCATGTCTGATAAGTTttgttcctgttttgttttattatattttattttaacaaatcaaTAAACTATGTTGTAAtagcaaaattaaaaaaataaactaaagatttaaatttatttaaccaACTGATAAGTGCAcaactttgcatatgatgtATGGTCTCAACCGATCAAGGGCCTTATTGGCACAGTTGATGGCAATGTTTTACTCCATGGTTTAAATGTGGCGAAGTAAAGATAATTGCCCAGAAGTGTAGAGAAGTGATCGTTCATTGCGTTCAACAAGCTATATCAGGAATACAAAAAGTTAATAAAGATCCAGAATCTTCTGAGAGACACAGAAGTGTACATGGtaagttaaaagttaaataaacaGTGGCCATCATACTGTAGTTACCTGACTTCAGTtctatgaaaaatatatttatatctttaatattttgttgatttGTGTATCTTAAACAGGTCCTAGCACATATATTTAGCCATCAAACCCAATTTGCAGTGTggtgtgaataattttaggTAGTGCATACTGTATATCCTCAAGCAACAACAAGAACAACAGTTTCTTTGATTTTAGAAACTCCAATGGGTTATACacattttattgtgtattttattttaatgacttatttcccatgtttttttcttgtttgctgATGAACACTTGTCAGTTAGCAAATCATATGGTACTGTTAATATGTCTTATGTATGCAGCATTTTGATCAATCAACACTATTTTAAAAGGGCATATTGTAAAACTGAATTGGTTTGCAATATGACACCATTTCGCAGAATGTAAAAATCCTGATTCTATTTCTGATTCCAAGGCTGCATGATGTTAAAAGAAACTCGTACAAACAGCTCTACTGGAACAGTATGTAAGGAATGAAGTTTTCTGAGTACTTTATGTCCAACAGGACATGGTCAGCTCTTAGATCAGCTGTGATTTACAACCGCCGCCATCTTTGagtagcaaaataaaaaaaaactggtctGAGTTCAGGGTTTGTCGGGATTGTTCAGGTCTGAATCACCTAATGTGGACCATGCAGAACTAACCCCACCTTTAAATAATACTGACACGCTTCAGAGGTGAAAGAACACACAGtatagagaaaacaaaaaggaaacgtTGTGAAATGAAGGTAGGCATGATGCAGTTTTGTTTCATAAAGAGTGTTTGATAACTAttaaatgtatacataaagtgtattttttttcattacagACAAATATTGCTGAAAGTGTGCTGCTTCTGAATCCTCTAGCAGTGTTGATGCTGCATCTGGTCTGCCCCACCATAGCAGCTCCTGGGCATCTTTATGTAAGTAATTTGCGCTGCTTTCTAAGagggatatacaggggttggacaatgaaactgaaacacctggttttagaccacaataatttattagtatggtgtagggcctccttttgcggacaatacagcatcaatttgtcttagGAATGacaatgtttcacattgtccacagcccaagatttgtgctccttgcaccattgaaaccgacgttcagcattggcatgagtgaccaaaggtttggctatagcagcccggccgtgtatattgaccctgtggagctcccgacggacagttctcgtggaaacaggagagttgaggtgcacatttaattctgctgtgatttgggcagccatggttttatgttttttggatacaatccaggttagcacccgaacatcccttttagacagcttcctcttgcgtccacagttaatcttgttggatgtggttcgtccttcttggtggtatgctgacattaccctggataccgtggctcttgatacatcacaaagacttgcgcaagacgtgcaccaacaatttgtcctcttttgaactctggtatgtcacccataatgttgtgtgcatttcaatattttgagcaaaactgtgctcttaccctgctaattgaaccttcacactctgcttttactggtgcaatgtgccatcaatgaagactggctaccaggctggtccaatttacccATGAgacctcccacattaaaatgacaggtgtttcagtttcattgtccaacccctgtacctgtCTGTTATTGAATCAACATCTGATCATGCAAATGtctgcatttaaaaacatttgcaattTCAAACTGTAAGATTCCTAATTTAAGACAAGCGATGTTTGCGGACCAGAGACTGAAGATCTCAAGAGCAACATAAGGAAACTGAAGAATAAAGTGTTGATCATGACTTGGCTGGTTGAACATCTGCAGAAGCACAGATACTTCAGACCACTTCAGCTTGCTGTATCCGACAGTAAACCTCAGACTGACCCCTCCGTCGATGTAAAGCACAACAGCAGCTTGGACAAAGCAATGATGAAACCACTTCCACCAGCTGGAAATTTGATAGTCTATGACAAAGgtaagaaaacaatttaaaaaaaatcaatgttcacaaaatttgaaaacagatttttcactattgtatataaaataatttttacatggattagatttttttacaaaattacacttaattattcttttaatttaacCTATGTCCctcatattaatattattattaccattgttaatgctttttttactgtttttttaaactggttttactgtattattattttacatttatagttattaatataattattattatgttattattatCACTCTATTGTTAAGATAgatgcacggtggcgcagttggtagcactgttgccctgcagcaagaaggtcctgggttcgattcccgaccgggggtctttctgcatggagtttgcatgttctccccgtgcatgcgagggttctcaccgggtactccggcttcctcccacagtccaaagacatgcttgttaggttaattggtctctctaaattgcccttaggtgtatgaatgagtgtgtgcgtggttgtttgtgtgttgccctgtgatggactggcgacctgtccagggtgtaccccgcctctcgcccatagactgctggagataggcaccagcttccccgtgacccactatggaataaggggtagaaaatgactgactgactgttaagATATAACCAgcccattaaaaaaaagactattTAACAACagcacacaaaacaaacaaaataaaaacaaaccaacatatAATCAGACTTTTAAACAATAATTGACTAaccaacatttttcatttactttATGTTATGCTTGATTTGTATTCACAAAAATAATAGGTTTTTCAGTTAACTTAAGTGACCCTTTTCACCTGAACAAGAAGCATTAAAAGTCATATATCACGAATTACAACTTTAAGATCTTTCTTGTGTTGTTTTTCCTAGACTGCTCTGAAGTGTTTGACAGACTGAGATCACCAAGCGGCTTTTACCGCATCAGACCCAAATTACACCAGGAGCCTTTTTTAGTCTACTGTGACATGGCGGATGGAGGAGGTTGGACGGTTTTTCAGAGGCGTCGACATGGAAAAGTTGACTTTAACAGGTACTGTACCTTACCACATAAATAGCTCATATACTTCATTTtgtgacagaaaaaacaaaacttttacaGAGTCGATGCATCAGATTTGTCACAGGTAAAATATCTGTTCAATCCTTCTTTTAGAGACTGGGTGGACTACAAAGATGGTTTTGGAGACTTCAAGTTGTGGAATGATGAGTTTTGGTTGGGGAATGATCACATGAATTCTCTACTGTCAGAAGGTTAGAAACAATGACAATATCCTATCCATACAGTGGCTCTCAAAGCCTCACAACCCTGATGAAATGCCAGGTTTTGTgacataaaaatgtgaaaccatgaaaaaaacatcttgtcATTTACTTTATGTTAAAACAACATATAGTATATATGTCAtacaatttaactgaaaaacaaatgtatgtggcaaaaataaaaaagaaaagctgcaaTAGCCTGATTGCGTAAGTGTGCACACCCATGAACTTGTTTCTTTATTAAAACACCCTTTTCATTAACAAatattatttcttcttcttttccatGAATCCATTCCTTTGTTTATTGGAGTAATCTTGGACTAACTgtgattctaaaatataaaatcccTCATCATGTTCAGCTTTCTAGCAAGACCCTTTAGGGCCaaaagtaactttttttttttttttacttttcataaaTTCATTCATCTTTACAAAAACACCCatttcatctgaaaatgtaaCCCCTGGTGCTCCCAATGCATACTGTTTGGAATTGTGTCTCAaaagtttcatcagaccaaaacACATTCTCCCAAAGGTTTTTAGCCTGGCCTAAATGTGTTCTTTGGAAGAAAAGGCTTCTGTCTTCATCCCTACTCTTTAGTCaatacatacaaagaacacTGAAGATAGTTGACCAATGAGAAACACAACCAGTCCTTGAAAGATCTTCAGCTGCTTGATAATTACTGTCTGTCTCTCCCTAACCAGTTCCTGTCTTTTCCTTTCATCGTGTTTTGCAATGTCACTATTGCCACGTATTTTCTCCACTTACTTACTACTTACGTGACTGTTTTCACTTTTCCATTTTCACGATTATACCTTGATCCAGTGAGATAATTTTGAACCCAAACCTTGGCTTAAGCTAAAGGATGCAACTAAGCATTACATACTGTCGCCAATGGAAGGTGAAAACTTGATAACCCATTTTCCTTTGCAGTGACTGTCAGCCATTACCCAAGATTTTGAAAGCCTGCCGTACATTTCGACACAGTTTTACCAGGGTAATTTCATTTTCCCTGGTGCACACTTTCCCATATAAAAGGTCCTGGTCTGGGGGTAGGACTTCTAGATTATCCCGGGATTGCTAAGAGCAACAGTGATTGGTGGGCCCTTGCCCACAGTGTTTTGATTTCCGCTCACCCGTTATATTTAAGATCTTCGTGTTGTTGTTTTCCAGATCCAGGTTCTTCTGAGCGTTTTTCCAGTGGAAAACATTCAGCAGGACTTTGATTTGGCGACATGGAATGATATGAttgcaacaaaaaagaaattatagTACCGCCATCTGCTGGACAAGAGGTGTAGTGCAGTTTTCATCACAACTTCCCCATACGTCATTAGGCCAATTTGAATTTTCCACAGTCTTTCAAAGTAGCACACAAAACCTGAGATTAATTTTACCCAGGTAAATAAATCCCAAGTATTTAAATCCTGGGACTTTTGGTAGAATAGAGGGCTAATTAGACTGATTGCTAATATTGTTTCAAAAGGTGGAcaaaacaaagtattagttccagCCCACATTGCCTAAATCTATGTCCAATGGAGATGCTAAATTAAATAGCGActgttaatttaaaatataaaacatacaaTATATAGAAATTTAGGTCTTTTGTAGCTAAATCAGACATAATCTGGAACACTAAAGGGCAGCAAAGGGTTTTCAGTATGACCTTTGGTATTCATCAACAGTCTTTAGCTGTGTGGTTGAGGCAAAATCGTTACCAGTTAGCTGGAGGTAAGAGTGTCCACACAcatgcaaccaggttattgctGCATTCTgatgttattttttcattttaacaaatgtttttgtttttttagttgaaTTATACTTGATATTTGCACATTACAGTTTGGAAACGTGTTTAAAACAATTtctcatgattttattttttgaacgAACCACAAAACCTGGCAGTTTGACAGGGCTGTGTACACTTTTGGAATCTGCTGTTTTCCTAGGTGTTATGTctgaaaaaaaatgcttttctctttttgcCTCTGCAGGCAATAACCTGGTGAAGATTGATCTCATGGACTGGCAAGGAAAGAGAAGTTATGCATTTTATGAAAACTTTAGGATCACAGATGAAGCTgtaattacaaaaacattttattattttttattgtgagaAGCACCATAATCTCTTTAAACAGACAGGCCTTTTTCAAATTCCCCCTCTAGGATAAGTATCGTCTCCAGTATGGGCAGTACAGTGGGAAAGCTGGCGATGCTCTGACTGGTGGTGCGGGGATGGTGGAGCAGTGGTCTTCCTGCCTTAGTGGGATGCAGTTCAGCACTGGAGATCAGGTCAGCCATCTATATCCccttttttgagtttttaaagCGCTGCTAATAGTATTTTTGACTGTGCACAAATTATATAACGATGACATGATGATTTATGTTTTCAGGATAATGACCGCTTCCTTCAGGGAAGCTGTGCCAAGGAGAATCAGGCTGGTTGGTGGTTCAACAGGTATTATTTTCCTCAGTTTGGgcacttttaaaatgtgtttcaaaATATATATACCGTCCACTGTCCCTTTAGGACTGTAAAATACTTTCTATCTGCAGGTGTCATGCAGCCAACCTAAATGGCAAGTTCTATCACAGGGGGAAGTACAAGGCTGAGTATGACAATGGTGTGGTGTGGGGGACATGGAAAGGCCTTTGGTATTCTCTTAGACACACCACCATGAAGGTGCGCCCTCTGTTTTATTTGGACATTGCAGGAAGTGGAGCAGGGGATATTTAAAAGTCATAGGTGACATATTGATCGAAGAGTAAAGAAAATgggatgttttgctttttcatattttaattgaTCCCTTTGCTTTCCCTCTTGAAAGTAATAGCTAATATCAACAGAACAGTGTTTTATATACTTTTTTCCAgtaaacatttctgttaatttaaaattatctgaTATTAAAACAAACAGTATTTTAGCTACATTGCTTCACCAGTGTTCCTATTTaaagtgacttgcaaaagtattcatactccttactttttgtttatacattttatcacattacaaccacattcTTCATATATTTCATTTGGATTATATGTGATTCAAAGAACACAAATTAGAGCATAGtaatgaagtgaaagaaaaggaTATGTGGTattcaaaaatgtataaatctcACCCCATCCCTATGGTGAAACCTGGTGGTGAGgattcttcagcaggaacagtgaAGCTActcagagttgattggaagatggataCCCGAAACGACTTGCTGCttcaattgcagcaaaaggtggtagTATTGAGGTCAGCGTTTCATTGCAAAAAAAAGCTTGAAAACCAAACCAAAATActataaagtttgtggttttaatgtgaaaaaaatgtatacataaaaaaaatatatatgtatatatttatatatatataaacacaatTCTTGTTTAATACTATAACCTGTGCACATATCATTAGAACTGCCCATTTCTACACAAATTAGAATCCCAATTTTAAAGGTCCCCGAGGAGCAGAAAATGCCATAATTCTTACTATAATAAACATTGTGACTTCACAGCATGACTAAAACTGTAGATTTAAAGTTTACATAAAccctttttctgttgcattttgaATACTGTTGCTGATCTAGCTTGTGTTTGACCTTTGCAGAAAAGTGAAAAGGCTCATCATACCTGGGAAATGTTACAACCaatctataaaaaaataaaataaaaaaaatgagtcGCTTGTTGttctacttttgtttttctaacatatgaaaacattttaacatggtAGTGCGATAACTGATTTTCTACTCATTCTCGTGTACAAAGACCGTGGACAGATCCAAGTCGAGCATCCTCTTTTCCGCCTCACTCAGCCTGTAAGGGGAGCCACCACTGAGGTTCTGGTCCCTAGACATTGGCAGAGAGTGGCACCAATCTTTCCTTTGATCAGATGATGAGACATTAAAGCTGGAGCTTCGCTGGCGTCCTTTGGCCCCAGAACAGGACTGAGCCTCTTTCAGTTTTCTAGCTAGGATGTTCCTCTGGATGGGCGATGGGCCTCGGCGGTTCCAGTTCTGCTCAGCCCACTCAGCTCGGCCTACACCCAGCTGGTTCACTTCCTGAGACCAGGGACGTGTAAGGGATGGACCGCCGATACCAGAGACCAACTCTGCAACTCTGCCTCCAGGGTCGGCAAGCCTCTTTCTTTCCCCAGTTCCACTAAAGTCTTTAGCATTTTTCTCAGATATTGaaaagttgtttgtgtttgttccaGTGTGTTTGACTTGATTATTACGTGAAGAAGCTGCTGTCTCCACCCAAGCCTTCCTCTGGTCATTACTCTGGGCTCTGGTTGTACTCCAGTCTGAGACTCTGTGCTCCGGGATGGGGTAAGAGGGGTGAGGCTGTCTCTCCCATTTCCCTTTGGTGGAAGAACTTCCTTCTGGACGTGTCCGAGATCCCACCTGAGAAGGACAAGGTGGATAAACATCTTAATTGATCCTGCATCAATACATTTCAGAATATATAAATTGGATAGAAAAGTAGataaaaagtaataaatctGGGTAGGTGACCTGGGTCATGCTCCTTTCTCTAAACTGCATGGACTGAGCTGAAGAAGTCGAAAGGAGTTTGGTGTCATTAAAGCTTGAGGTCCGTCTGAAGTTTGGATTCTTGTGGTAACTATTTCCTGGTGCTGCATCTCCTCCTCCCCTAAGACCTGGCATCTTACTCCTCTCTACCATCTCCACCCAGTCAGCCGTGCGATCACGCCATTTAGAGCTCCTCCCAGAGACAGAAGGAGGACCCAAAACTAATTCCACTCTAGGACTCAGTCTGTCTGATGTGACCCCCAATGTCTGTTGTGAAAGCTCAGACAAGGGAGTTGATGTACAAAAATGGCTTTGATTACCATTGTCCTGCAAACATAAAGGAAGAGTAGAACAAGCAAATCCAGTAGGTGAAGGAATTGGGGAGGTGGTGGGTGAGGCACACGATTCTACCACAGTGTCATGGACAGGGCTTGAAGAGACGTGGTACAGCTGCGTGGCCTCTTTTAACCCCTGCTTCTTCATCTCTTTCAGTTGTTGCTGAGCCAAGCGGTAGCTTTAGAGAATATGGTGTcttgttgaaataaaaatgtgtgacAAGCTGATATAAAATATAACAAGAAATATGTTTGAACGTACCCAAATACTGGTGGCAACACCTTCTGACCTGTGGGAGACAGCCTTTCTGGATCCTGTGAAAGTGGGATCACCAGTGGCTGTGGTGAGAGAGGCTGAGCTCCCAGTGAGGGTCTCTCTTTCTGGGAAATGACTGCCCCTGATGGGCAATGACCATCAGATACGCTGGGCCTTTGGAGGCTGTGGCCACAGATGGAGGCCTCATCTGAAAGTTTGCGCCCCCCAGGTGAATGAACGGAGCCTCTGTGGACCGAGCTACACTGAGGAGTCTGGCAAAGCTTTCTCCACACAGACACCACAACAGTTGCCATAATCACTGCCAAGCAGAGGGAAATACCCAGAACCACAATCATGTTTCCACCAAGGGGGGATTCTCCGCCTGGTACAGAGTGCAGAGTTGGAGATGGAGAAGGTAAcactaaggaaaaaaaaacaaacaaaaaaaaaacatttaccttAGGTACAACTTCCCTTCATTATTTAAAGTTGGAATAGAAGTGGGAACGGATGTGCAGTGCGGTAGGTAATAAATTAAACTCTCACAACTCTGGGCTCCAGTGTAGTAGTTACTAAAAATGGGGTCTGGACATAAAGTTATTTGGATAAAAACATCTTTATCCTATAAATGTCACAGCagtataaaaaatatacaaacatattaaaaataCCCTGGTTTCTCGCCCCCTTTTTTCATCCATAAcagaaaatatacaaatttactaaaattattacatgtaggtttgtttttctttttagcaaggtatttaaattaattattgaGATGATTAGTCATAAAATGTGTGAACCTCACATGTactgtaatttatttgtgtgaagTCTTTTTATTGTACTCTATTTCCATTATCTTTAGGTTTAAAGTTGTGGCCTTGTGACATTTATGAAATTTAAGATATATGACCTCAGTAAAACCAAAATAGTTCTAAGCAATCCTCTGTTGATAGATTTTTGGAGTCACATAAACGTGTTTTCTTACAATATCCTATTACAGAAAGTTACTTTAACTCCTCGGTTGCCAAGGCAAGTGTGAAATGTCCCCCAAGTGGGTCTGAACTGACACACAGTTAAAGCGAAATCTGCTGCTGCAGACGAATCTATATTATATCCTGAAAACACTGAGTACCAAATGACCAGAACTTCAGAGGGTAAAAGTAAGGATAGGTTGAAATGACTAGCACCTATGAAAAATATTACTTGTaaatcagtaaaaacattatacagtcatattcaatagaTTAGAAAATgcattctgatgaggctcatttgtcagattaaaagtacttttttcaaaaaaaaaccTAGCTGGTTTGATGCTATTTGTATCATTATACTCACTCAAATTGACTTACCAGTAATGGACGTATGCTCAACCAATAGTCTTCTAGTGTAACCTTGTGGTTCAGAAGGTGAAAAGCTTGGAAACCACTGCTTTAGAGAATACATAATTGTGTCATAACCTGATTTGATAGAACTTACTGTTACAGTCCTCCAGGGAGCATAGAGACTGTTCCTTCATCATGCCAGTGCACTGCATGCCTTGCACACCAGAAGGCAGCAAACACTCACGTACTCTTTCCCTCACTCCCTCTCCACAACTCACACTGCAAACACTCCATGGTTGCCACGGCCCCCAAGATTCTGCAATTCAAATTTGAACACACATACAGATTCGTACAGTAAAAGCTTCAGGTTGGCTACATCACATTTTCTACAGTGACTTTTAAACTTCTCAAGAAGGATTATGGTAGTGTAGAATGAAGTGTTGAAGAAAATCACAATGTCTAATTTTGTGTACTGCACTCATAAGCTCTATTGATACTGTTTTTAAGGCTTGGTTTAAACCTCAGCTGCATGGAAAACAATAACGATCTCTtactttacttttctttatattAGATATTTGTGTGTTACAATACAGCATCTTGAACAAACATGTGAGCAAGTCAAACTTTCTTCCTCTATGAGGCCATTTTAGGTTTATCAGGCAGAATGAGGAACCAATGAGCAATTGCTTTTGACAAATAAgatattttaccattttattgtaggtctgtctgactgactgactagcaACCTCGTAACAGGTCTTcatccaggattgtcctgcattTAGTTGCATCGATCTTCCCTTCAACtgtcaccagcttccctgttcatGCTGGAGAAAAATATCCCCATAGCATAATGCAGCCCCCACCGTGTTTCtgtgtggggatggtgtgttaagTTTAATGCACAGTGTTGGCTATCTGCTAAATAATGCTTTGCATGTAGACTAAAAAGGGTAATTTTGCTCTCATCTAACCAGAAAACTTCTGACATCTGCTTTGTCCCCTACATAAATAGTGGGAAACT harbors:
- the fgl1b gene encoding fibrinogen like 1B isoform X3, whose product is MKTNIAESVLLLNPLAVLMLHLVCPTIAAPGHLYKHRYFRPLQLAVSDSKPQTDPSVDVKHNSSLDKAMMKPLPPAGNLIVYDKDCSEVFDRLRSPSGFYRIRPKLHQEPFLVYCDMADGGGWTVFQRRRHGKVDFNRDWVDYKDGFGDFKLWNDEFWLGNDHMNSLLSEGNNLVKIDLMDWQGKRSYAFYENFRITDEADKYRLQYGQYSGKAGDALTGGAGMVEQWSSCLSGMQFSTGDQDNDRFLQGSCAKENQAGWWFNRCHAANLNGKFYHRGKYKAEYDNGVVWGTWKGLWYSLRHTTMKVRPLFYLDIAGSGAGDI
- the fgl1b gene encoding fibrinogen like 1B isoform X2; the encoded protein is MKTNIAESVLLLNPLAVLMLHLVCPTIAAPGHLYTEDLKSNIRKLKNKVLIMTWLVEHLQKHRYFRPLQLAVSDSKPQTDPSVDVKHNSSLDKAMMKPLPPAGNLIVYDKDCSEVFDRLRSPSGFYRIRPKLHQEPFLVYCDMADGGGWTVFQRRRHGKVDFNRDWVDYKDGFGDFKLWNDEFWLGNDHMNSLLSEGNNLVKIDLMDWQGKRSYAFYENFRITDEADKYRLQYGQYSGKAGDALTGGAGMVEQWSSCLSGMQFSTGDQDNDRFLQGSCAKENQAGWWFNRCHAANLNGKFYHRGKYKAEYDNGVVWGTWKGLWYSLRHTTMKVRPLFYLDIAGSGAGDI
- the fgl1b gene encoding fibrinogen like 1B isoform X1, yielding MKTNIAESVLLLNPLAVLMLHLVCPTIAAPGHLYTSDVCGPETEDLKSNIRKLKNKVLIMTWLVEHLQKHRYFRPLQLAVSDSKPQTDPSVDVKHNSSLDKAMMKPLPPAGNLIVYDKDCSEVFDRLRSPSGFYRIRPKLHQEPFLVYCDMADGGGWTVFQRRRHGKVDFNRDWVDYKDGFGDFKLWNDEFWLGNDHMNSLLSEGNNLVKIDLMDWQGKRSYAFYENFRITDEADKYRLQYGQYSGKAGDALTGGAGMVEQWSSCLSGMQFSTGDQDNDRFLQGSCAKENQAGWWFNRCHAANLNGKFYHRGKYKAEYDNGVVWGTWKGLWYSLRHTTMKVRPLFYLDIAGSGAGDI